The window gtacTGTGTTGACCTTCTGACAGTTTTAATCATTATCACTGTCAATATCCTGCATGTTCTGTCTTGTGATCTCAGTGAAATTTGATCTGACAGTGGATCGAGAAACTCAGGTGGGAGACAGTAGATTgattattttactcattttgCCATTCTCACTCTTTTGGTTTACCTATTTGCTGATCTTGACCTTGTCTCCTTGTTCTGGGCTCATTTTCCACGTATCAGCCGTTTATTAATAAAGTAAGCACGTGTCAATAACTAGTAGAAGAGACCACGAAAAAGTTGTTGAAAAAGATGTAGCAGCCATGTGTGAAAGTGGTGAGAATCTGTGAGGCAATGATAGGATTCTTTAGTAAAGAATCTTTACCACTCGGGTaatgataaagataaaatacttactattttattatttatctaagatcttaaaataaaataatattttttagaataatatattttaattttaattttgacttgatgcatttaaattatataaaagtattgttttattaataaattgtaaatGAACGGCATATAGGTTATCTTATCAATCCCACGTAGAACTTGTTTTTTGAGCTTTGTGAAAGCAAATTTGATTTGATGCACCGGATCCGAGTCATGAGGATGTTATCGTTGAATGTGCTGAAATATCTAAAAGAGTACAAAGATAGAAAATTGTGATAGCAGTTTTGGATAGGATATTTTGACTATAATTTTCGAGactatttttagttatttttgtcttttataataatattttatttatcttttaaatttaattctgaTGTGACAATTATTGCATCATTGTCGAGACTACTTTTAGTTAGTTTTgtcttttataataatattttatttattttttaggaaataattttaaatttgattttgttgtgattattggaattttttctaattttgataaaattttgatacGTTGGATTTTCAGCTATTATATCTTTGCTTGTAGATTgattttatcattcttaaatattaaaaattttgaattgaatatcaaaattattttttatgtgtttttgaacgattttcttatcttttttttatttttataaattatcagTAAAAATTAGTTTACagaataatcatttttatgtcCGATAGgcataatttcttttcaattgtTGGAGCTCCTTGAGGGTCCGCTCAGCTATTATTATTAATTCGCGATTGATATAAATAGCAAGTTTAAATTGACAGATTCCAGTCTGATCTTGCTTTCTGCAAGGTGAGAATTGAAACAAACATGTTCCTTGAGTGTGTGCCGCTTTTTCGTGGACTGACGTTATGTGTGTGCGCCGCTTTTTCTTGGACTGATGTTTCGTCCAGGTACTACGTACGTAATTCTTTTGGGCATCTTTTTAGACATTTGCATTATTTAATTGAAATTGGTGGCCgtttaatatctttaagataaatatttgagggaaaaagaaaaagacatgcGAGGAATTCAAATCCACAAATAGCATTCTTGGTGAGAAACTAATGATTAACGTCCGTGCACTACATGCATGCAGTCATGCACAGTAGATAAAACGACCAAGAGTACTGATCACAACAGACCAAGGTTACGATATTAATGACTATATCGGATTCGGAAATGTTAATATAACAAAAGTCACAAGAGTACTGATCACAACCGACCAAGGTGGCTACGATATTGCATGTGTGCTGGTCTGCCAGCGAGAAAGCGAAAGAGGGACGttattgttataattattattataattattattattgttattaattattattattagacgTAAGTTTTTAGATCACATGATGTGGTATTATGTAGACCACACATTTCTTCAagtgaatattaaaaataataaactaaaaataatcacgcaatgaatataaaatatacattattataataacttctctctaatattactctttaaaaaatcGGCCATCCACGTGATAGACATGGTATTCCTGGCAAGCTGGTCCTTATCTGAAATGAAAAGATGCCATAATTGAACCTACTCAACTCGCCGACTTTAGTACAAGAATACACGAGGATCATGAGGAAGATCATTACGATGAAGACTAAGGGTACGTTCATGAATGATCATGTGTCAGTACAGGTGTTTTTAGTTACTTACCCCAAATAGGTTGGAAGTTGTTATTTTCAGATGTAAAAGTAGATTTCAGGTTAATATTGGTCCGACAGAGGGTTAGGACCGGAGTAGGAAATTGCTAGGAAGATGATCAAAACTGCAAACGTCATTAATATTTCTAGGGTACGTACTTAGGAACAATTCTACCTAGTTTCTTCCTGTAGTACttgttaatattaatgttcCTCGATCGTGTGGAGAATTTGGTGGTTGGATGTTGAGTTTCAATGCCTAAAGGAGATCAAAAGCTAGTGGACGGATACGCCTATCACTAGTACTAAACTAGATATAAAAAGATAAcgaaataataatatgaaaccCATGCATCGCTTGAAAAGATGCATGCAGATCACCAATTTATATATTGAACTAGTTAGTACTTCATCTGCCTGATTCAAATtggttcatttttctttttgttgcatTAATTGTGCTTAAGAAATGTTATTCTTTTCGTGTACgagaaattaataatatgataGAAATAAACATatcttaactttttcttaatcatatttaataagaatggtagaaaaattaaaagataaaaaatagatttttttatttaattgaaataaaatcatataggttcgaattgaaaatttttaagacaaaaatttttcgtctcaaaaatacgttcgaacgtataaatatAGGTTCGAACCGACACGAATCGTTCGAATGCAAAATATATTCATTCGAACATATGAccatatttgattatgttcgAACGGATGGAGTGTTCGAATGAATTTTATACGTTCTAACCAATACATTATAAAATGACttttgttcgaacatacatTATGTCCGTTCAAACAgactatttatttttgaaactcGTTCCGTTcgaatgagattttggaaattAATGTTATTCGAaccaatattttattgttcaaacGGACGTATAGACTGTATATCACGGTAGTCGTTCGAACTCTTTATTTTGTGTTCGAATGGgtctatttttgtttgaatggaTTTAATAAAGGTAATTGACGTTCGAACTATATTAATCATATagtacataatttaattaaaaacagaatactaatatgaaaaaattgtatttcaAACATCACAATTGTTTAAATGCTTTAgaacatcataatagaaagataattaaagaaaaaataaattttaagattgtggtggtggcatagagttttgagaCATAATTGACTACAACTGTCTGGCACAGCTTTTTGTACCTCCATCTCCAGTCTCCTCTGcatgttctcttctaatctcaccTCAAGATTCGCTGCTTGATCTAGTTAAGTCAGCAACACTTTTGCATAGACCTTAATTGTTCTATCTCAAATGTTGTTTCCTCCACTTCTTTAGTCTTGTCGACATTCTATCTAGCTCGAGAAGATAATGATGATTTTGAGGATGACTTTACGCACGTCCTAAGCCTCTCAAGTATCCAGAACGTGATCTAAGAACTTCAGAAAAAATTTGAGCAtcgttgacagatgatgcatcagatggatctgcagcagtttccttaagagatatcatctaatcctacaaaaataaaaacattaaaattagtataagtaacaaaaatattattagataatggaattaaagaaatttaaaattacataatttgtGTCTGCTTCAGGACTGCTCCAAATATCATCACAACTTTTATGTGCTTTAGCATATAATTGGATCAGATCATAGTTAGCAAGACTTtcttctttttacaaaaagaaaatctatattagaacttaaatcagaaaagtgtattatatgttaatatttaacgagGACTAGAATAACTTACTATTTTGTTAGACAAACAATGAAAAGATGGAGAACCCACATGATGGCGTATcattaaatttgatctatttgatTTGTTCACAGTATTccgttgttaaaaaaaaatgttatgtcTATATGTGTAATACATCTGtcataaactattaaaaaaatgtagtagCAAAATTACCTTATAGGTAAGATCTCCAAACATATCATAAACCTTCTCTCATTCGTTTGATGGCATtgtttggaatggattttggcgcgCCTCTATTGTAGTATTGAACTTCTTACAATGTACATGACATCGACCTTTATACCACTGGAATGCATTCGACATCAATTCCTCAACCGTTAATCAATCTTATTGTCAaccaaaattaagctcaaactcatcatttcaaaaataaacaattagtataaatacaaagtaattttaaattaacatgttatatacttagttgcttgGAATATAACTTATTACCGAGTAACGATTTTTTATatggtctttcacatcttggaaAACTTTAGACCAAGAGGATGTAGCAAATGGTGCATACAAGCGAGTAAGCGAACCAccataagaagcaagccacgcTGCTGAATCTCTGGAGCCACCAGTGTGATCATCagaaatatcaactttaattttatccattttccttactttctctatacAGACACCCCTCGTAGTGCCTCGACCTCGACGTTGGCTTacaacagctatatatacagtaattaaagcatatatttgaattaaattacttttatttcatAGATATATATTGAGATTGTTCAGATCCTGAATTGTAAACTTTAGAATTCCCCACTCCACAAACTCTGCCATCATGTTTAATATCCCCACAAGTAAAACAGAATTGAGGCatcctttcatatttgaattcCACCCAAATCTGTTTGCCTTCAATATTAACAGGTGTTCCTCAAGGGATAGGTTTAGTGATATCCATGTGAAACCCTAATTCTGAGAAAGTTTCCCTATCCTATTCCTTCCCCATCCATGTCTACAGTTATTGTTGCTAAAGGTAACCCATGTAATTGAACCCAAAAAAGCTCTTCATAGAAAATCACCTCAGAAGGGGGAGTGCTTCTCTCAATTGATTGTATACAAATTAAGTGTTTATCAAAAGTCTAAGGTCTTCCCTTCATAACACGTTCAAGATCTATCCTTCTTTCAAATTCAACCAAGAACATGTGATGTCCCACTTCACTGAAGCAATTGATCCCTCAAGATTCCATACTTTAGTCAAAGTTGCTTTAATAGTGtaatttccattttatttttctttatggaccaaatttatttatacattattatataaaccaaacaaattttttgaattgatattgtaatttttaaaattgatttctgaatttttgaaattatttttacacattaaaatataaataaaacaaattctcTAATTAATAGTGTAGTTTccgttttattttcctttatgaaccaaatttatttttaattatcacatttacaaactaatttttcaaattgataatgtaatttctaaattatttttctcaattttttaaattaatttatacattaaatgataaatccATAATTACATTAACTTTTCAATCATTGGTGGGACCAACCACATTTCTCTTCccgaaaaagttaaaaacatgtcatctcacatttacatttaaacacatcttagagcattggcattggattggctattttattcttcaaattttgaagaatatgtaactttttcacttttagctaaccattcaaaacttaaaatctacTTTGGATTAGTCATAttattctctataataataaaatattattattttttatttttttaaaaaaataattaatttttattttttaattaattctattttcataacctcctataatctctaacaatcatattcattttcattttcataatccaataaacaaaatttcataacacgatatcaatattatcaaaataattacatcgaTCTTCAATGCAATCAAGCCAATTCTCACAAACATCATCACCAACTAGtgcaaaataagagtaatgaataGGGTGGTAATCAACATATAAAACTATAAACATCACACCCATATTTgtgatccaaaataacaaaaaaccaCAAAATAATCATGGGCTTCAAccacaatatacaaaataactcaaaaatatttcaccaacaaAAGGCTACACATCTTCAAAAGATGAAGATagagatggagatgaaaatcGCTTCCTGGATTTCTCAAAAACCTCTTTTTGAAGATTGAAGAAATACTCTCGTTGCATTCCATTCATGCCAGCAAGATCTATTTTCATTATCTCCATATCGATCTTCCTATTCTCCGTAtcatttctcctctttttctccgCAAGTAATTGAGCCCTATCAGCATCCAATTTACTGGCCACTTGCATTCTTTCAGACATAAAGACAGCTCTATCACTTGTCATGCAATTTAAGGCCTCAACAAATTCTGAATCATATGATTCTGCagccttcctttttctctctctttctttctcagcCTTCTTGCCTGGAGGTCTCTCCAAAAAGACCTCTACGTTGTCATCTATCGCGTCATCTCCTAATGGAGTCAACTCTGCCATAGCATGGCGTTTTCCATGTGGTTTCCTTCTCGTAGACAACATGGACACGTGTTgttgccattttggttggtgtctcaataGACACCAACAATGTTCCATGTTGTATGTGGCCTTCTCAGTCTCTCTATACATGATTTTAGctctttcaatctaaatatgcGAATGTAACAAGAATGTTATAATAGAATTTCAGCAAgaagatttaaaatgaaatttagttaGAAACTCATACCTTGTCCTGCTCTGTCGCACCACTTGGATGCAAAGATTCTACTTGAGCCACAGtagcacaaaatttatttgtgcatttttgaaTCATCGACCATCGATTGGTCAATGACCCCCCAGAACGATTTGCCATGCTAGTATTTTTATGCTCATTATAATAATTGCTAATTCTCTCCcacatttgagaatattttttatccgTCCCCCGTATGGCATCCATGCTAATATTGAGCCAAGCCGACACGAGGAGATTGTCCTCCTCTACGGTGAAAGACACACCTCGTTGTGTTTTCTTACTAGGTGGCCTTTTTTCACTTTCCAATAGTGTTGCTTGGAATCCAACATTATCATGGGTACTAGTCATTACGGTTGTGGATCTCTCTTGGTCACCACTTTGCAATAGAGTGGTAAAGAAGGGATCTTCATCAAATGTGGCGTCCATCCTTGATTcaagtataattgtaaaaaataaggaCTAGAATCATAAACACTGCTTAAAGTATTCACACAAAAGTTTCAAAACTTacataaatctaaaacattgAATTCAGATTCGTATTAACTCAATACAAACTTATGCCTCTCATCCCCACTTGCATAAAGGTACACATTGTAATGATACACCAGATTTGCTAACtttctctatattttattcttatttctttttctttttctctgtttGCTTAGGTAAAGAGTGCTTGCTTATATTATCTAAACTACATGGCAGTTCATGCTATAGATGGGTAGGCTAAAATCCAAAGCaagttcaatttcaaaattttgatagGTCGGCAAAGAGTTTTCAGCTACATCTTCATTGAAGATGGTAGATTCAAAAGAGTGGACAACGTTTTTACTCCACACTAACTTGGCATACTTCAAGTTGATGTGAAAGACATACTCCACACCACCAACAAGATCTCCACTGTATCAGCGGTGTGGACAGCGTTTACTCCACACTAACTTGGCATACTTTCCAtagacttaaaaatataatttttctttcttttattttatttttcatgagtaGAGAAAATCATCGGGAGTTCAACAAGGAAAATGAAGGGGACGAAACTTAAATCAACTAACAAGCCCCTCTATGCTCAAATAAAATCTTTTCTTCCATTAGCTTTATGGTAAATTGGTTGGTCATCACaagaaattcattaaatttttccATCCAAATCTGCCCACTTGTGGATCAGTGAGGAAGAGGGCCTCttctctccgtctctctttTCCCTTCCATCTAGACTATCCCTTGTTCCTTCCCTATTTTCAGATCTTTTGGATTCTCAAGTAAAGATATTATATGATGACTCTAGAATTCAAGCCCAAgctttttttg is drawn from Juglans regia cultivar Chandler chromosome 5, Walnut 2.0, whole genome shotgun sequence and contains these coding sequences:
- the LOC109001036 gene encoding glutathione S-transferase T3-like, translating into MDATFDEDPFFTTLLQSGDQERSTTVMTSTHDNVGFQATLLESEKRPPSKKTQRGVSFTVEEDNLLVSAWLNISMDAIRGTDKKYSQMWERISNYYNEHKNTSMANRSGGSLTNRWSMIQKCTNKFCATVAQVESLHPSGATEQDKIERAKIMYRETEKATYNMEHCWCLLRHQPKWQQHVSMLSTRRKPHGKRHAMAELTPLGDDAIDDNVEVFLERPPGKKAEKERERKRKAAESYDSEFVEALNCMTSDRAVFMSERMQVASKLDADRAQLLAEKKRRNDTENRKIDMEIMKIDLAGMNGMQREYFFNLQKEVFEKSRKRFSSPSLSSSFEDV